The following proteins are encoded in a genomic region of Arthrobacter jiangjiafuii:
- a CDS encoding tRNA (adenine-N1)-methyltransferase translates to MNSETPVQTAATAPHGADHRRGPLRPGERVQLTDEKGRHSTITLTEGGAYHTHRGFLPHDSIIGLPEGTIVTNTTGQQYQVLRPLLSDFVLSMPRGAAVVYPKDAGQIVTMADIYPGARVVEAGVGSGALSISLLRAVGDHGSLHSFERREEFADIARGNVETFFGGPHPAWNITLGDFQEEVVRTEEPGSVDRVVLDMLAPWECTDAVATVLAPGGVWISYVATVTQLSRTAEAIRADGRFTEPDGWESMVRGWHLEGLAVRPDHRMVAHTGFLLTARRLAEGATGLVPKRRASKTNFSAEDLNAWTPAAVGEREVSAHKLRRAAKDASSKIQRGALENAEKFMADKEGTPETP, encoded by the coding sequence ATGAACTCGGAGACCCCGGTCCAGACTGCCGCCACAGCCCCACACGGCGCCGACCACCGCAGGGGGCCGCTGCGTCCGGGGGAGCGCGTCCAGCTCACCGACGAAAAAGGCCGGCACAGCACCATCACCCTGACTGAGGGCGGCGCGTATCACACCCACCGCGGGTTCCTGCCCCATGACAGCATCATCGGCCTCCCCGAAGGCACGATCGTCACCAACACCACCGGCCAGCAGTACCAGGTCCTGCGGCCGCTGCTGTCCGACTTCGTGCTGTCGATGCCCCGCGGTGCCGCCGTCGTTTATCCCAAGGATGCCGGCCAGATTGTCACCATGGCCGACATCTACCCGGGTGCGCGCGTGGTGGAAGCCGGTGTCGGATCCGGTGCCCTCAGCATCTCCCTGCTCCGCGCCGTCGGCGACCACGGCAGCCTGCATTCCTTTGAACGCCGTGAAGAGTTTGCCGACATTGCCCGCGGCAACGTGGAGACCTTCTTCGGCGGCCCGCATCCGGCCTGGAACATCACCCTGGGTGACTTCCAGGAAGAGGTTGTCCGTACCGAAGAGCCCGGCAGCGTGGACCGCGTGGTCCTGGACATGCTGGCACCCTGGGAATGCACCGACGCCGTAGCGACCGTCCTGGCCCCGGGCGGTGTGTGGATTTCCTACGTCGCCACCGTCACCCAGCTCTCCCGCACAGCGGAGGCCATCCGCGCCGACGGCCGGTTCACCGAGCCCGACGGCTGGGAGTCGATGGTCCGCGGCTGGCACCTCGAGGGACTGGCCGTCCGGCCGGACCACCGCATGGTCGCCCACACAGGCTTCCTGCTGACCGCCCGCCGGCTTGCCGAGGGTGCCACCGGGCTCGTCCCCAAGCGCCGCGCCTCGAAGACCAACTTCAGCGCAGAGGACCTCAACGCCTGGACGCCTGCAGCAGTGGGGGAGCGCGAAGTATCCGCCCACAAGCTGCGCCGGGCGGCAAAGGACGCCAGCTCCAAGATCCAGCGCGGTGCGCTGGAGAACGCCGAGAAGTTCATGGCGGATAAGGAAGGTACGCCTGAAACCCCGTAG
- a CDS encoding site-2 protease family protein → MSSSSPGAHTPAPVKRDGIPLGRIAGVPVYLAYSWFIIAAFIVIFFGPLVSRTFPFLGGGAYVVALGYALLLLLSVLAHELAHALTAKAYSWPTAKIVLTLWGGHTSFGTVRSTPGRSLLVALAGPAANLLLAVAGWLVQPLLEPASVGNLLAQIFIWANLLVALFNVLPGLPLDGGRIVESAVWKATGSQDRGTVAAGYAGRIIAIGLAAAVVVPPYLRGAAPDLQVILLTALVSGFLWMGAGASIQNARVRLRLPSVSAGALMQPAVSLPAGSSAANARELLATRPGTALVITAPTGQPWAIADQTALAGIPEQLAAATPVDAAARTLAPGAYVPAAAAGSELVEYLAKLQGSEYAVIDQDGAVVGLLTQAAVLGAIKARSGRTRPPQS, encoded by the coding sequence TTGAGTAGCAGCTCTCCGGGCGCACACACGCCGGCTCCGGTGAAGCGGGACGGAATTCCACTGGGGCGGATCGCGGGGGTCCCCGTGTACCTGGCCTATTCGTGGTTCATCATTGCGGCCTTCATCGTCATCTTTTTCGGGCCGCTGGTGAGCAGGACCTTTCCGTTCCTCGGGGGCGGCGCCTACGTGGTGGCGCTGGGCTACGCGCTCCTGCTCCTGCTCTCGGTCCTGGCCCACGAGCTGGCGCATGCGCTGACTGCCAAGGCCTACAGCTGGCCCACGGCCAAGATTGTCCTCACGCTATGGGGCGGTCACACCTCCTTCGGCACCGTGCGCTCCACGCCCGGGCGGTCCCTCCTGGTGGCGCTGGCCGGCCCGGCAGCGAACCTGCTCCTGGCCGTCGCCGGCTGGCTGGTCCAGCCCCTCCTGGAACCGGCAAGCGTCGGAAACCTGCTGGCCCAGATCTTCATCTGGGCGAATCTCCTGGTGGCGCTGTTCAACGTCCTGCCGGGGCTGCCCCTGGACGGAGGACGCATTGTCGAGTCCGCCGTGTGGAAAGCCACCGGCTCCCAGGACCGGGGTACCGTCGCAGCCGGTTACGCCGGCCGGATCATCGCCATCGGGCTGGCCGCCGCCGTCGTCGTGCCCCCGTACCTGCGCGGCGCGGCGCCGGACCTGCAGGTGATTCTGCTCACGGCACTCGTCTCCGGCTTCCTTTGGATGGGCGCCGGTGCCAGTATCCAGAACGCCCGCGTGCGCCTGCGGCTGCCCTCGGTCAGCGCCGGGGCCCTGATGCAGCCTGCGGTGTCCCTGCCCGCCGGTTCCTCCGCGGCAAATGCCCGGGAACTCCTTGCAACCCGCCCCGGCACGGCACTGGTCATCACCGCGCCCACGGGCCAGCCCTGGGCAATTGCGGACCAAACGGCGCTGGCCGGAATCCCGGAACAGCTGGCCGCTGCCACTCCGGTTGACGCCGCCGCCCGGACACTGGCGCCCGGCGCATATGTGCCGGCAGCCGCAGCGGGTTCTGAACTGGTGGAGTATCTCGCTAAACTGCAGGGCAGCGAATATGCCGTCATCGATCAGGACGGAGCCGTTGTAGGCCTCCTGACACAGGCCGCCGTCCTCGGAGCCATCAAGGCCCGGAGCGGCCGCACCCGGCCTCCGCAGTCCTGA
- a CDS encoding HAD family hydrolase has translation MSFSVPDPLQTYPAPGPLQAVLWDMDGTIVDTEPYWIQAEKDLVHSFGGSWTDADAEAMVGQALTYGAALLQKAGVKLGIRDIIDRMIGQVTEQVRSAVPWRPGARELLAGLAEAGVPCVLVTMSEPVLAREIQNQLPAGTFAFAVTGDMVEHGKPDPEPYQLAFDRLAGQVPGLAKDRVVAIEDSLPGVTSARAAGLLTLGVPHFLPLPADEGRHDWPTLAGRTVADLQALVRGAAGSAVDGPAAEAAAPAPTAGVQPAGARR, from the coding sequence ATGTCTTTCTCTGTTCCGGACCCCCTGCAGACCTATCCGGCGCCCGGCCCGCTTCAGGCGGTGCTGTGGGATATGGACGGAACCATCGTTGACACCGAACCGTACTGGATCCAGGCGGAAAAGGACCTCGTGCACAGCTTCGGCGGATCCTGGACCGATGCCGACGCAGAAGCCATGGTGGGCCAGGCGCTGACCTATGGAGCGGCGCTGCTGCAAAAGGCAGGCGTGAAGCTCGGCATCCGTGACATCATCGACCGGATGATCGGCCAGGTTACCGAGCAGGTCCGTTCCGCTGTGCCCTGGCGGCCGGGAGCGCGGGAACTGCTGGCCGGGCTCGCTGAGGCAGGCGTTCCGTGCGTCCTCGTGACGATGTCCGAGCCGGTCCTGGCCCGTGAGATCCAGAACCAGTTGCCTGCCGGAACCTTTGCCTTCGCAGTTACCGGTGACATGGTCGAACACGGCAAGCCCGACCCGGAGCCATACCAGCTCGCCTTTGACCGCCTGGCCGGACAGGTGCCGGGCCTGGCCAAGGACCGGGTCGTTGCCATCGAAGACTCCCTGCCCGGAGTTACCTCCGCCCGGGCCGCCGGCCTTCTCACGCTGGGGGTCCCGCATTTCCTGCCGCTGCCGGCGGATGAGGGGCGCCATGACTGGCCCACGCTGGCCGGGCGCACCGTCGCAGACCTCCAGGCACTGGTCCGCGGTGCCGCCGGCTCCGCCGTCGACGGCCCGGCTGCCGAAGCGGCGGCCCCTGCCCCGACAGCAGGCGTCCAGCCTGCGGGAGCCCGGCGTTGA
- a CDS encoding PAC2 family protein, which produces MQDFFGVSQERTTVMLAAFEGWNDAGEAASDALKFLSVFWESEKIASLNADDYYDFQFTRPAIERLASGERRIKWPTTRISRAEVPDSNLDVIFVSGVEPSYRWRAYTAELIALAKELDVDCIVLAGALLADVPHTRPIPVTVTCEEASLREELKVESSHYEGPIGIVGVLAEMAGLADIPAISLWAAVPHYVGHSPSPKAQLSLLHRIEELLQAPLDTTLLTDEADAWERGVDELATDDPEISAYVRQLEEAKDTADLPEASGESIAREFERYLKRRRRD; this is translated from the coding sequence CTGCAGGACTTTTTCGGCGTCTCCCAGGAGCGCACCACAGTGATGCTGGCAGCCTTCGAGGGCTGGAACGACGCCGGCGAGGCCGCCAGCGACGCGCTGAAATTCCTGAGCGTGTTTTGGGAGAGCGAGAAGATCGCGAGCCTGAATGCCGACGATTACTACGATTTCCAGTTCACCCGCCCTGCCATTGAACGGTTGGCGTCCGGTGAGCGCAGGATTAAATGGCCCACCACCCGGATCTCCCGGGCGGAGGTTCCGGACTCCAATCTGGACGTCATCTTCGTCTCCGGTGTCGAGCCGTCCTACAGGTGGCGTGCGTACACGGCGGAACTGATCGCGCTGGCGAAGGAGCTCGACGTCGACTGCATTGTCCTGGCCGGTGCGCTGCTGGCGGACGTTCCGCACACCCGCCCGATTCCGGTTACCGTGACCTGCGAGGAGGCCAGCCTGCGCGAGGAACTCAAAGTGGAGTCCTCCCACTATGAGGGTCCGATCGGAATCGTGGGGGTACTCGCCGAGATGGCCGGCCTGGCGGACATCCCGGCCATCTCGCTGTGGGCCGCAGTGCCGCATTATGTGGGCCACTCCCCCTCACCCAAGGCCCAGCTCTCGCTGCTGCACCGCATCGAGGAACTGCTGCAGGCCCCCCTGGACACCACGCTGCTCACCGATGAGGCGGATGCGTGGGAACGCGGGGTCGACGAACTGGCCACGGATGATCCGGAAATCTCCGCGTACGTGCGCCAGCTGGAGGAGGCCAAGGACACGGCCGATCTGCCCGAAGCCAGCGGGGAATCGATCGCGCGGGAATTCGAACGCTACCTCAAGCGCCGCAGGCGCGATTAG
- the mshC gene encoding cysteine--1-D-myo-inosityl 2-amino-2-deoxy-alpha-D-glucopyranoside ligase, giving the protein MIAWKSSPLPALPGTSPEVRLHDTALHRTVPVHTGGQASLYVCGITPYDATHMGHASTYVAFDLLNRQWRDAGNTVRYVQNVTDVDDPLLERANARGLDWRELAQEQTQLFRDDMEALNVLPPENYIGAVESIEWIVPVVEDLLRRGLAYRVDGEGDEPDGDVYFSVDAANRLDPEDPNAWRLGAVSGLAPEQMLPLFAERGGDPARPGKRNALDPLLWRVQRQGEPFWDGSSLGNGRPGWHIECSVIAQRFLPAPFTVQAGGSDLVFPHHEMSAGHAYACSGTPLASHYAHAGMVGLDGEKMSKSLGNLVLVSRLREQGTDPAAIRTVLLSHHYRTDWFWTAEQLTDAEERLSRWRRALPLTARPDAEAMLAAVRAALANDLDAPAALKAVDAWATAAMATPASDTTGEAAELASSAVDALLGIRL; this is encoded by the coding sequence GTGATTGCGTGGAAATCCTCCCCCCTGCCCGCCCTGCCCGGAACCTCGCCGGAGGTACGCCTCCACGACACCGCCCTGCACCGCACCGTGCCGGTGCACACCGGAGGCCAGGCCAGCCTCTACGTCTGCGGCATCACCCCGTACGACGCGACACACATGGGACATGCCTCAACGTATGTGGCCTTTGACCTGCTCAACCGGCAGTGGCGTGATGCGGGCAACACGGTGCGTTATGTGCAGAACGTGACTGACGTTGACGATCCGCTGCTGGAGCGTGCCAACGCCCGCGGGCTGGACTGGCGGGAACTGGCGCAGGAACAGACCCAGCTCTTCCGTGACGACATGGAAGCCCTGAACGTGCTGCCCCCCGAGAACTACATCGGCGCCGTGGAATCCATCGAGTGGATTGTGCCAGTGGTCGAGGACCTGCTGCGCCGCGGCCTCGCCTACCGGGTGGACGGCGAGGGCGATGAGCCCGACGGCGACGTCTACTTTTCCGTGGATGCGGCGAACCGCCTGGATCCCGAAGATCCCAACGCGTGGCGCCTGGGTGCAGTCTCCGGCCTCGCCCCGGAGCAGATGCTCCCCCTGTTCGCTGAACGCGGCGGGGATCCGGCGCGGCCGGGCAAGCGCAACGCCCTGGATCCGCTCCTGTGGCGCGTTCAGCGTCAGGGTGAGCCGTTCTGGGACGGCTCCTCTCTGGGCAACGGCCGCCCCGGCTGGCACATCGAATGCTCGGTCATCGCGCAGCGCTTCCTTCCGGCGCCGTTCACCGTGCAGGCAGGCGGCTCCGACCTGGTGTTCCCGCACCATGAGATGAGTGCCGGCCATGCGTATGCGTGCTCCGGGACACCGCTGGCCAGCCACTACGCCCACGCGGGCATGGTGGGCCTGGACGGCGAAAAGATGAGCAAGTCCCTGGGCAACCTGGTGCTGGTGTCCCGGCTCCGCGAGCAGGGCACAGATCCGGCCGCCATCCGGACGGTCCTGCTCAGCCATCATTACCGCACCGACTGGTTCTGGACGGCAGAGCAGCTCACCGACGCCGAGGAACGCCTCTCGCGCTGGCGCCGCGCCCTGCCCCTGACCGCACGGCCGGACGCTGAAGCCATGCTCGCCGCCGTGCGTGCCGCGTTGGCAAATGATCTGGACGCCCCCGCTGCACTGAAGGCAGTGGACGCCTGGGCAACGGCTGCGATGGCAACTCCGGCGTCGGACACCACGGGAGAGGCCGCGGAGCTTGCGTCGTCGGCCGTTGACGCGCTGCTGGGCATCCGCCTCTAG
- a CDS encoding undecaprenyl-diphosphate phosphatase produces MNWFEALFLGLIQGLTEFLPISSSAHLRIVGELLPGAQDPGAAFTAITQLGTETAVAVYFWKDIVRIIKAWFASLAGRVPRSDPDARMGWLIIIGTLPIVILGLLFQDQIESTFRSLWIVATMLIVFGIILAIADAVGKQERSLEKLTYKHGILYGFAQALALIPGVSRSGGTITAGLFMGYTREAAARYAFLLAIPAVFGSGLFQLVKSLDEPMVYGGWETAGATLVAFVVGFIIIGWFLRYVSTRGYSLFVWYRILLGVVIYILLGLGVLSA; encoded by the coding sequence GTGAATTGGTTTGAAGCGCTCTTCCTCGGTCTCATTCAAGGTCTGACAGAATTCCTCCCCATCTCGTCCAGTGCCCACCTGCGGATTGTGGGTGAACTGCTGCCCGGAGCCCAAGACCCGGGCGCGGCGTTCACCGCGATAACCCAGCTGGGCACGGAGACTGCGGTAGCGGTGTACTTCTGGAAGGACATCGTCCGGATCATCAAGGCATGGTTCGCCTCCCTCGCCGGCCGGGTGCCCCGCAGCGACCCCGACGCGCGGATGGGCTGGCTGATCATTATCGGAACGCTGCCCATCGTCATCCTGGGCCTGCTGTTCCAGGACCAGATCGAAAGCACCTTCCGCAGCCTGTGGATCGTGGCAACCATGCTGATCGTCTTCGGCATCATCCTGGCTATTGCCGACGCCGTCGGCAAGCAGGAGCGCAGCCTCGAAAAGCTCACGTACAAGCACGGCATCCTCTATGGATTTGCGCAGGCCCTGGCCCTTATTCCGGGCGTCAGCCGGTCCGGCGGCACCATCACCGCAGGCCTCTTCATGGGCTACACCCGGGAAGCGGCCGCGCGGTACGCCTTCCTGCTTGCCATTCCGGCGGTCTTCGGCAGCGGGCTGTTCCAGCTGGTGAAGTCCCTGGACGAGCCCATGGTTTACGGCGGTTGGGAAACCGCAGGTGCCACCCTCGTGGCCTTCGTTGTGGGATTCATCATCATCGGCTGGTTCCTTCGCTACGTCTCGACCCGCGGCTACAGCCTGTTTGTCTGGTACAGGATCCTCCTCGGCGTCGTGATTTACATTCTGCTGGGCCTCGGCGTACTCAGTGCCTGA
- a CDS encoding DUF5703 family protein — protein sequence MREQILRPGTRRADENSRDYEYLVVSVNPGDSVSEARRIIVEHAEYGKWELHRSCIYSGGARRFWLRRRIMRVHRTA from the coding sequence ATGCGCGAACAAATTCTCCGGCCCGGAACCCGGCGGGCAGACGAAAACAGCCGTGACTACGAATATCTGGTGGTCTCGGTAAATCCCGGAGATTCAGTCTCCGAGGCCCGCAGGATCATCGTTGAACACGCCGAATATGGCAAGTGGGAACTGCACCGCAGCTGCATCTACTCGGGCGGCGCGCGGCGGTTCTGGCTCCGCCGCCGCATCATGCGCGTGCACCGCACCGCCTGA
- a CDS encoding acyl-CoA dehydrogenase family protein: MKVTDILTPALLERLRSRAAGYDRDNSFFTEDLADLRSAGYLALFSPKESGGAGFTVGQVVQCQRLLATAAPATALAVNMHLVWCGVAHLLALRGDASLAFVLDDAAKGELYAFGVSEPGNAAVLFDSFTAARPQGDGSYAFTGTKIFTSLSPAWTRLGIFGRDDSDPADPRLVFGFAPRGTAGITVRDDWNTMGMRASQSCTTVLDNAVLTADQVVRTTPVGPHSDAFVFGIFSLFETLLSAVYTGVGDRAVELAVQAAQRRTTRGGGSAAHDPHTRWKVADAAIRMDGIHPQLEAIARDLEDGTDHGSLWFPRLSSLKYRATETARSVVETAVRVSGGASYSKGNELERLYRDVLAGMFHPSSEDSVHASVANAWLGPVPDEAPARSGGAAQGS; this comes from the coding sequence GTGAAGGTTACCGATATCCTGACCCCCGCCCTCCTGGAACGTTTGCGCAGCCGGGCCGCCGGCTACGACCGGGACAACAGCTTCTTCACCGAAGACCTGGCTGACCTGCGCAGTGCCGGCTACCTCGCCCTGTTCAGCCCGAAGGAGTCGGGCGGCGCGGGCTTCACCGTCGGGCAGGTAGTCCAGTGCCAGCGGCTGCTCGCCACGGCGGCGCCGGCCACGGCGCTGGCGGTCAACATGCACCTGGTCTGGTGCGGAGTAGCGCACCTGCTGGCATTACGCGGCGACGCCTCCCTGGCCTTTGTGCTCGACGACGCGGCCAAGGGGGAGCTCTACGCTTTCGGTGTCTCGGAGCCGGGCAACGCCGCGGTGCTGTTCGATTCCTTCACCGCGGCCCGGCCGCAGGGCGACGGTTCGTATGCGTTTACGGGAACCAAGATCTTCACCAGCCTTTCCCCGGCCTGGACCCGGCTGGGGATCTTCGGACGCGACGATTCCGATCCGGCCGACCCCCGGCTGGTGTTTGGCTTCGCCCCGCGCGGTACGGCCGGAATCACCGTCAGGGACGACTGGAACACCATGGGCATGCGTGCCAGCCAGTCATGCACCACAGTGCTGGACAACGCGGTGCTGACCGCTGATCAAGTGGTGCGTACAACTCCTGTGGGCCCGCACTCCGACGCTTTCGTCTTTGGCATCTTCAGCCTGTTCGAGACCCTGCTCTCCGCTGTGTACACGGGGGTGGGCGACCGCGCCGTCGAGCTGGCAGTCCAGGCGGCGCAGCGGCGGACGACGCGCGGCGGCGGGTCTGCGGCGCATGACCCGCACACCCGGTGGAAGGTGGCGGACGCCGCTATCCGGATGGACGGCATCCATCCCCAGCTGGAGGCTATTGCCCGGGACCTCGAAGATGGCACCGACCACGGCAGCCTCTGGTTCCCGCGCCTCTCCTCGCTGAAATACCGGGCTACCGAAACGGCCCGCTCCGTGGTGGAAACCGCTGTCCGGGTCAGTGGCGGTGCCAGCTATTCGAAGGGCAACGAGCTGGAGCGGCTGTACCGGGACGTCCTGGCCGGCATGTTCCATCCCTCCAGCGAGGACTCGGTCCATGCCTCGGTGGCCAATGCCTGGCTTGGCCCGGTGCCCGATGAGGCGCCGGCGAGGTCCGGGGGCGCAGCGCAGGGATCCTGA
- a CDS encoding M20/M25/M40 family metallo-hydrolase, whose protein sequence is MPESTAHGSTAEDEVTRICQELIRFDTSNFGDGSGPGERAAAEYTAGLIEEAGLHADLFESAPGRASVVTRMEGLDSSLPALVVHGHLDVVPAQKQDWSVDPFSGEERDGLIWGRGAVDMKDMDAMILSVMRSMARTGTKPKRDIVFAFFADEEAGGNYGAGWAVEHRRDLFEGATEAISEVGGFSATIGGKRTYLLQTAEKGISWLRLAAHGRAGHGSQINTDNAVTRLARAVATIGAHPWPIQLTDTTRAFLDGVTELTGVEFDPQNPERLLAELGTVARFVGATLQNTANPTVLKAGYKHNVIPGTAEALIDVRTLPGQEEQVLATIKDLAGPGIDVTYDHKDVSLEVPFKGNLVDSMIGALQAEDPGAPVLPYTLSGGTDNKSLSRLGITGYGFAPLRLPEDLDFTGMFHGVDERVPVDSLKFGTRVLSRLLAGY, encoded by the coding sequence ATGCCTGAGTCCACCGCTCACGGGAGTACCGCCGAAGACGAAGTCACGCGGATCTGCCAGGAGCTGATCCGCTTTGACACGTCAAACTTCGGAGACGGCTCGGGGCCGGGGGAGCGTGCAGCAGCCGAGTACACCGCCGGCCTGATCGAGGAGGCCGGACTCCATGCCGACCTGTTCGAGTCAGCCCCCGGCCGGGCGTCCGTGGTGACCCGGATGGAGGGCCTCGATTCTTCCCTGCCGGCCCTGGTGGTCCACGGACACCTGGACGTGGTGCCGGCCCAGAAGCAGGACTGGTCGGTGGACCCGTTCAGCGGGGAGGAACGCGACGGACTGATCTGGGGCCGCGGTGCCGTGGACATGAAGGACATGGACGCCATGATCCTCTCGGTGATGCGCAGCATGGCGCGCACCGGAACCAAGCCGAAGCGGGACATCGTGTTCGCCTTCTTTGCCGATGAGGAAGCCGGGGGGAACTACGGCGCCGGCTGGGCCGTGGAACACCGCCGCGACCTGTTTGAAGGGGCCACGGAAGCGATCTCGGAAGTTGGTGGATTCTCCGCGACGATCGGCGGCAAACGGACCTACCTGCTGCAGACGGCCGAGAAAGGCATCTCCTGGCTGCGGCTGGCCGCCCACGGCCGTGCCGGCCACGGGTCGCAGATCAACACCGACAACGCCGTGACCCGGCTGGCCCGCGCCGTAGCGACCATCGGCGCCCATCCCTGGCCGATCCAGCTCACCGACACCACGCGGGCCTTCCTGGACGGCGTCACCGAACTCACCGGCGTCGAGTTCGACCCGCAGAACCCCGAACGGCTGCTGGCCGAACTGGGAACCGTGGCCCGGTTCGTGGGTGCCACGCTCCAGAACACCGCCAATCCCACCGTCCTGAAGGCCGGCTACAAGCACAACGTGATCCCCGGTACGGCGGAAGCGCTTATTGATGTCCGGACCCTGCCCGGGCAGGAGGAACAGGTCCTGGCCACCATCAAGGACCTCGCCGGCCCCGGCATCGACGTCACCTACGACCACAAGGACGTCTCCCTCGAAGTCCCGTTCAAGGGCAACCTGGTGGATTCCATGATCGGCGCCCTGCAGGCCGAGGACCCGGGGGCACCGGTGCTGCCCTACACACTGTCGGGCGGCACTGACAACAAGTCCCTGAGCCGGCTCGGGATCACCGGCTATGGTTTTGCACCGCTGCGCCTGCCGGAAGACCTGGACTTCACCGGCATGTTCCACGGCGTCGACGAACGGGTGCCCGTTGACTCACTGAAGTTCGGCACCAGGGTCCTGTCCCGCCTGCTGGCCGGTTACTAG
- a CDS encoding DUF7144 family membrane protein yields MSTVQQPLTSSGWTDWIRFAGVILLVNGIFSVVQALVALIGSNTYYAVVEGDLFLFDTTGWGWWNLFIGAFLILTAFGLFAQAVWARVVGVILAVLSAVVQLLLVPVQPWWSLIVIAIDVLIIYAIIAHGNDRRAAA; encoded by the coding sequence ATGAGTACTGTCCAGCAACCCCTCACTTCCTCCGGCTGGACCGATTGGATCCGCTTCGCCGGCGTCATCCTGTTGGTTAACGGGATCTTCAGCGTCGTCCAGGCGCTGGTCGCCCTGATCGGTTCCAACACCTACTATGCGGTGGTGGAAGGGGACCTGTTCCTCTTTGACACCACGGGATGGGGTTGGTGGAACCTGTTCATCGGGGCGTTCCTGATCCTCACGGCCTTTGGACTCTTCGCCCAGGCCGTCTGGGCCCGGGTGGTCGGCGTAATCCTGGCCGTCCTCAGCGCGGTGGTGCAGCTGCTGCTGGTCCCGGTCCAGCCGTGGTGGTCGCTGATCGTGATCGCCATTGATGTGCTCATCATTTACGCGATCATCGCGCACGGCAACGACCGGCGGGCCGCAGCCTGA
- a CDS encoding hemolysin family protein, with protein MDGSTLINALLVVFFVLLGGIFAGTEMALVSLRESQISRIEASGAGGRKIAELARNPNLFLSSIQIGVTLSGFFSAAYGASALAPALSPALRSLGMPEPAADAVAFILLTLAVAYLSLVFGELVPKRLAMQNAERFTRLLAPPLNVFAVVMRPVIKLLSVSTDTVVRLLGGDPKLRTPPVSSQELWDMVAASPVLAEDSRRILSDVFGAGSRLLQEVMRPRPQVTFLPAALTLAQARAKVHTLPYSRYPVIGQSPDDVLGFVHVRDLVRGNDDDGGTAGLTVGDIVRPILFLPGTAAVVPSLSRMRRDGSQIAIVADEYGGTDGIVTLEDLVEELVGEIYDEYDTSRDPEDRYRRIRGDLVVDGALILQEFERLTGVALPEGQYETVGGYILERLGRIARPGDVVGAPGCELEVLSMQRRRIAGVRVIPERAKAE; from the coding sequence ATGGACGGCAGCACGCTCATCAATGCTCTTCTCGTCGTGTTTTTCGTGCTGCTGGGCGGGATTTTCGCCGGTACAGAGATGGCTTTGGTATCCCTGCGCGAGAGCCAGATCAGCCGCATTGAGGCCTCCGGCGCCGGAGGCCGGAAAATTGCCGAACTGGCCCGCAATCCGAACCTCTTCCTGTCCTCGATCCAGATCGGCGTCACGTTGTCGGGTTTTTTCTCTGCCGCCTACGGCGCGTCCGCCCTGGCCCCGGCCCTGTCACCGGCGCTGCGCAGCCTGGGCATGCCGGAGCCGGCAGCTGACGCCGTCGCCTTTATCCTGCTGACCCTCGCCGTCGCCTACCTTTCACTGGTCTTTGGGGAGCTGGTGCCCAAGCGCCTGGCCATGCAGAATGCCGAACGGTTCACCCGCCTCCTGGCACCCCCGCTGAACGTATTCGCCGTCGTCATGCGCCCGGTGATCAAACTGTTGTCCGTTTCCACCGACACCGTGGTGCGCCTGCTCGGCGGGGACCCGAAACTCCGCACTCCCCCGGTCAGCTCACAGGAGCTTTGGGACATGGTGGCGGCGAGCCCTGTCCTGGCCGAGGACAGCCGGCGGATTCTCTCGGATGTATTCGGCGCCGGGAGCCGCCTGCTGCAGGAGGTGATGCGTCCCCGGCCGCAGGTGACCTTCCTGCCCGCGGCCCTGACCCTGGCCCAGGCCAGGGCGAAAGTCCACACCCTGCCCTATTCGCGGTATCCCGTCATCGGCCAGTCCCCCGATGATGTCCTGGGCTTCGTCCATGTGCGTGACCTGGTCCGGGGAAATGACGACGACGGCGGTACGGCCGGGCTCACAGTCGGCGACATCGTACGCCCGATCCTGTTCCTCCCCGGCACGGCGGCGGTGGTCCCTTCGTTGTCGAGGATGCGGCGGGACGGCAGCCAGATCGCGATTGTCGCCGACGAGTATGGCGGCACGGACGGCATTGTCACCCTGGAGGACCTGGTCGAGGAACTCGTCGGGGAAATCTACGACGAATACGACACGTCCCGCGATCCCGAAGACCGGTACCGGCGGATCCGCGGCGACCTGGTGGTGGACGGTGCGCTGATCCTGCAGGAATTCGAGCGGCTTACCGGTGTTGCCCTTCCCGAGGGGCAGTACGAAACGGTTGGTGGCTACATCCTTGAGCGGTTGGGAAGGATTGCCCGGCCCGGCGACGTCGTCGGCGCACCGGGATGCGAACTGGAGGTGCTGAGCATGCAGCGCCGGCGGATTGCCGGCGTTCGGGTCATCCCGGAGCGGGCAAAAGCGGAATAG